The Actinomycetes bacterium genome includes a region encoding these proteins:
- a CDS encoding FAD-binding oxidoreductase — MPPRGRKQTEPTQPGDAVLDALRKVCDSARAATGADAVSGVPARYVAGPSSTEQAADVMGVAAGHDLAVVARGAATKLDWGLPPTRVDLVVDTTSLTGVVDHAAGDLVCVVRAGTPVRELQDALAGAGQQLALDTPFPGATVGGTVAVSTSGPRRLLHGTLRDLLIGITFVRADGVVAKSGGTVVKNVAGYDFGKLLLGSYGTLGLVTEVVVRLHPLPDARRVVVVRTSDPAAASAAAAAVTGSQLVPSAVEVDQQGTSPGAVTVLLEGIE, encoded by the coding sequence ATGCCACCGCGCGGGCGGAAGCAGACGGAGCCGACCCAACCCGGCGACGCCGTCCTCGACGCGCTGCGCAAGGTCTGCGACAGCGCACGGGCGGCGACCGGCGCCGACGCGGTGTCCGGTGTCCCGGCGCGCTACGTCGCGGGACCGTCGTCGACCGAGCAGGCCGCGGACGTGATGGGCGTCGCCGCCGGGCACGACCTCGCGGTCGTCGCCCGCGGCGCCGCCACGAAGCTCGACTGGGGGCTCCCGCCGACACGCGTCGACCTGGTCGTCGACACCACCTCGCTCACCGGCGTCGTCGACCACGCGGCCGGTGACCTGGTCTGCGTGGTGCGCGCCGGCACGCCGGTGCGCGAGCTGCAGGACGCGCTCGCCGGCGCGGGTCAGCAGCTGGCGCTCGACACGCCGTTCCCCGGCGCGACGGTCGGCGGCACGGTCGCCGTCTCCACCAGCGGGCCGCGGCGGCTGCTCCACGGCACGTTGCGCGACCTGCTCATCGGCATCACCTTCGTGCGCGCTGACGGGGTCGTCGCGAAGTCCGGCGGCACCGTCGTCAAGAACGTCGCCGGCTACGACTTCGGCAAGCTGCTGCTCGGCTCCTACGGCACCCTCGGGCTGGTCACCGAGGTCGTCGTGCGGCTGCACCCGCTGCCCGACGCCCGCCGGGTCGTCGTGGTGCGCACGTCCGACCCGGCCGCGGCCTCCGCCGCCGCAGCTGCCGTGACGGGGTCGCAGCTCGTGCCGTCGGCGGTCGAGGTCGACCAGCAGGGCACCAGCCCCGGCGCGGTCACCGTGCTGCTCGAGGGGATCGAGG